The following proteins are co-located in the Desulfobacterales bacterium genome:
- a CDS encoding superoxide dismutase, translated as MSHTLPALPYAYNALEPYFDEQTMQIHHTKHHQTYVDKLNAALEGQDSFQSKSAEELITDLNAIPEKIRTAVRNHGGGHANHSFFWPLLWKEVDFAGDVAKAITTKFGDYDSFKEKFSNTAALLFGSGWTWLVVNKGELEITTTPNQDSPLSQGQTPILGLDVWEHAYYLKYQNRRPEYIAAFFNIINWQKVDENYKNAIQ; from the coding sequence ATGAGCCATACACTACCTGCGCTTCCATATGCATATAATGCGTTGGAACCGTATTTTGATGAACAAACCATGCAGATTCATCATACCAAACATCACCAGACCTATGTCGACAAACTCAATGCCGCGCTTGAAGGCCAAGATAGTTTCCAGAGCAAAAGCGCCGAAGAACTAATAACGGATCTGAATGCCATTCCGGAGAAGATTCGTACCGCTGTTCGCAATCACGGCGGTGGGCATGCCAACCACAGCTTTTTCTGGCCGTTGTTGTGGAAGGAGGTTGATTTTGCCGGAGACGTCGCAAAAGCCATAACGACCAAATTCGGCGATTATGACAGCTTTAAAGAAAAATTCTCAAATACGGCTGCTTTACTCTTTGGCAGTGGCTGGACATGGCTGGTTGTTAACAAAGGAGAACTTGAGATTACCACCACACCCAATCAGGACAGCCCCCTGAGTCAAGGACAAACACCGATTCTGGGCTTGGATGTCTGGGAGCATGCCTATTATCTGAAATATCAGAATCGCCGACCGGAATATATTGCGGCATTCTTTAATATCATTAACTGGCAAAAAGTTGATGAAAACTATAAAAACGCGATTCAATAG
- a CDS encoding NAD-dependent succinate-semialdehyde dehydrogenase: MFINGQWENAKSARRFQSFNPASGEPIGEVPDGDGIDAISAIDAAADAFPDWSSQTAYQRSQFLYAAHALMMENLDRLAKIMTEEQGKPIVAARNEVKYGAEFLLWYAEEAKRIYGQTIPSARADQRFMVLRQPVGVVGAITPWNYPISMITRKVAPAIAAGCTIVLKPAEATPLCAIAVFDIFAKAGIPAGVVNLVTALEPGPIGAAFLDDPRVRKLTFTGSTQIGKMLAREAAAQLKRVSLELGGHAPFIVCRDADPIHAAKGLALVKFLNTGQACISPNRIYVHTDLIDPFIAELSKRVSALKAGSGFDPGVRIGPLVNDAALEKVDRQVQDAIQNGAELVIGGQRLREEGLDQGFFYAPTILNRVTADMTIYREETFGPVAPIIPYENEDDLLSMANDTSYGLASYVYTQDLKKAFTLFEGLNFGIVGINDINPTSAAAPFGGMKESGLGREGAIEGLDEYLETKLGGFSI, encoded by the coding sequence ATGTTTATTAATGGTCAGTGGGAAAATGCCAAAAGCGCACGCCGTTTTCAATCATTCAATCCCGCATCGGGTGAGCCTATCGGGGAAGTTCCGGATGGTGACGGAATTGATGCCATCAGCGCCATCGATGCGGCTGCTGATGCCTTTCCGGATTGGTCTTCTCAAACCGCATACCAACGGTCCCAGTTCCTTTATGCGGCCCATGCATTGATGATGGAAAACCTGGACCGATTGGCCAAGATAATGACCGAGGAGCAGGGCAAGCCCATCGTTGCCGCGCGTAATGAAGTTAAATACGGTGCCGAATTTCTGCTGTGGTATGCGGAAGAAGCCAAACGCATCTACGGCCAGACCATCCCATCTGCTAGGGCTGATCAACGCTTTATGGTGCTGCGCCAGCCTGTCGGTGTCGTCGGCGCCATTACGCCGTGGAATTATCCCATCTCCATGATCACCCGCAAGGTTGCTCCGGCGATAGCGGCAGGTTGCACCATCGTCTTAAAACCTGCCGAAGCAACCCCTCTATGCGCCATAGCCGTTTTTGACATTTTTGCTAAAGCCGGGATTCCTGCCGGTGTCGTCAACCTAGTGACAGCCCTGGAGCCGGGGCCGATTGGAGCCGCATTCCTGGATGATCCCAGAGTTCGGAAACTGACCTTCACCGGATCGACCCAAATCGGCAAGATGCTTGCCCGTGAGGCCGCAGCACAGTTAAAGCGGGTATCTTTGGAATTGGGTGGTCATGCGCCCTTTATCGTTTGCCGCGATGCGGACCCGATTCATGCGGCCAAAGGGCTGGCGCTGGTCAAATTTCTCAACACCGGTCAGGCTTGCATCAGCCCCAATCGTATTTATGTGCATACGGATCTAATCGACCCATTTATTGCTGAATTGTCCAAAAGGGTGTCAGCACTGAAGGCCGGTTCCGGTTTTGATCCGGGGGTCAGGATCGGTCCGCTGGTCAACGATGCTGCCCTGGAAAAAGTTGACCGCCAAGTTCAGGACGCAATCCAGAATGGTGCCGAACTGGTTATTGGTGGTCAAAGACTGCGTGAAGAAGGGCTGGACCAAGGTTTTTTTTATGCACCGACCATATTGAATCGTGTGACGGCTGATATGACCATATATCGGGAAGAGACGTTCGGTCCGGTTGCACCCATCATTCCCTATGAAAACGAAGACGATCTGCTATCCATGGCCAATGATACCAGCTACGGTCTGGCATCCTATGTTTATACACAAGACTTGAAAAAGGCCTTTACCTTATTTGAGGGATTGAATTTCGGAATCGTCGGCATCAATGATATCAATCCAACTTCGGCGGCGGCGCCTTTCGGAGGCATGAAGGAAAGCGGTTTAGGACGTGAGGGAGCCATCGAGGGTCTTGACGAATATCTGGAAACAAAGCTGGGTGGATTTTCCATCTGA